ATGATAAGATTGCGCTGTTCCTGCTTCTAAGTCATACTTCTTGACTCCATCAAATAGTGGTCGTTCCATGTACATGGCGCCAATTCCCGCATACACATAGCGCATCTTGCGTCCGATTAAGTTATCGTTGATGCGGGGAAACTCACAAACTTCGTCGTCAAGCATTTCCTCTTGAACTTGACCAGTAGATAGATTAAACCGCCAACGATACAATTTAGTGAGTTCTGGTTCAAGTTTTGTCGCCGAGCTGTTAGTGCTGTCAAAATCAACAGGATTTTCTTTGTCAGGGATAAATAGTTGCGTCCAATCCATGCGATATGCGACTAAAATCACCTCGTTACCCTCTTCGTAGGCGTTGACGACGTGATAAACCATACAGTTTGGCACAGTAAACCAGCGCATTTCTCCCCCATGTCGAGGGATAATTCCAAAACGACTGGGTTTATTGCGTTCAAAAACGAGGGGTATTTTACCTTGCATGATTCGCATCGGCTTGAGGGCTAGAGGCATATCCATGAAAATCGTGTATTTTTCAGTAATGGCGAAATCATGCATACTGATCGGCGAAGGAATGTCAATGGGTATGGTTTTGACAATTTTTCCTTCTGGTGAGACGATGCCATATTGAACGTAGGGTTTAGTTAGAGGTTGATAGCCAAAGAAGATCATTTCCCCGGTTTTAGCATCGACCTTTGGGTGAGCGGTGAAGGGGAACGTCAACTGTCCATTAAAGGTATAAGGGCCAACAGTTTCTAAATCGGGAACGCTCAGTTCATACGGTTCTCCTCCTTCCCAAAGAGCGAGCAACCGTCCATGATGCCAAACTAGAGCAGTATTGGCGACATTTTTCATCATGAACCCGTGAGGTTGATCGAAGCGAGGGAGATTGAGTAACCCTGGCCAAATTGCTTGACCTTCTTTTTCTTCGATCTTAAACCCTTCGGTACGAACGTAACGGTTACGATAACTGGCTGTGCCGTCAAGAATGTGTACTCCGTGAATCATGCCATCCCCATCAAACCAATGATACAGATCCAAGGGGAAGAAATGGGGGTTCGGCCCAATCCGAAAAAACATTCCCGACAATTCTTGTGGTAGTTTACCAATGACTTCTAGGTTGTCTGCCGTAATTTCTTGATGAACCGGTGCGAAGTTGGAGGTTAAGAAGCGATGGGCTAATTCTTCTTTGACTTTTGGGTCTGACTGTGATGCTGTAATTTTACTAAAAATTGCTTGGGGAACGCGAGCATAAGCGAAGCCTTTTTTGAGGTTTTTTCCGGCTATTTCTGGTGAGTCGGGGGTATCAGGAGTCACTTTAGCCAGGAAATTAGGATCGAGGAAGATACTGGCTAAACGTTTCTGGAGAGCCGTTTGGCGAGTATTTTTGTCAGCAAAAGCTGCTAAGAGTTCTTTTTCCCGTTCGTCAATTACCCCATCACTTGTCACTAAGCTTTCTAGAACTTCGTCTAGTGTAGCGAATTTTTGCGGACTGGGATTTTCTCCTAAATAAGCTTGTAACCAATCAAAGCACTCTTGGGGTTGTACTGGCTTGCTGTCGGATAATAAACCTTGAATCTCTGCATCTTCAGCCAAGCCTTTTTGGGTTGCAACTTTGGCTAAATATTCTTTTTCTCCGGGTTCGAGTACACCATCAAGCCAAGCCATTCCAACCAGAATTTTGAACAATTCCTTATTC
The Gloeotrichia echinulata CP02 DNA segment above includes these coding regions:
- a CDS encoding carotenoid oxygenase family protein: MLFKVTGRVYEAESGAGLNNLVVEAFDKDILKNDKLGQTQTDNDGNFEITYTEANFKNALEIFEGNPDLYIIVKNPEISEIFYSSEKNIRNDASNNEHFDIAIPKATLLAYQQKSLQKNKELFKILVGMAWLDGVLEPGEKEYLAKVATQKGLAEDAEIQGLLSDSKPVQPQECFDWLQAYLGENPSPQKFATLDEVLESLVTSDGVIDEREKELLAAFADKNTRQTALQKRLASIFLDPNFLAKVTPDTPDSPEIAGKNLKKGFAYARVPQAIFSKITASQSDPKVKEELAHRFLTSNFAPVHQEITADNLEVIGKLPQELSGMFFRIGPNPHFFPLDLYHWFDGDGMIHGVHILDGTASYRNRYVRTEGFKIEEKEGQAIWPGLLNLPRFDQPHGFMMKNVANTALVWHHGRLLALWEGGEPYELSVPDLETVGPYTFNGQLTFPFTAHPKVDAKTGEMIFFGYQPLTKPYVQYGIVSPEGKIVKTIPIDIPSPISMHDFAITEKYTIFMDMPLALKPMRIMQGKIPLVFERNKPSRFGIIPRHGGEMRWFTVPNCMVYHVVNAYEEGNEVILVAYRMDWTQLFIPDKENPVDFDSTNSSATKLEPELTKLYRWRFNLSTGQVQEEMLDDEVCEFPRINDNLIGRKMRYVYAGIGAMYMERPLFDGVKKYDLEAGTAQSYHFGRGRFGGECVFAPRPGSKAEDEGWVLTYIHDSITKRSELIILDAQNITAEPVARLIIPQRVPFGFHCEWVRNCNLITTHM